One window from the genome of Hypanus sabinus isolate sHypSab1 chromosome 16, sHypSab1.hap1, whole genome shotgun sequence encodes:
- the LOC132406468 gene encoding ubinuclein-1-like has product MAEPRRVSLTTLPVSAPLLKKKKEEDEEEEEEEGGNVKKGGISTITSRHTLALFESSEKSCPEFYYPELMRVRKNDGLNNYGTPFNDDKRKDEEIETLAKKFEEKYGPKKRRKDRIQDLIDMGYGYDETDPFIDNSEAYDELVPASLTTKLGGFYINSGTLQFRQASESDGDDDF; this is encoded by the coding sequence ATGGCCGAACCGCGGCGGGTCTCTCTGACTACGCTTCCCGTCTCGGCTCCTCTgttgaagaaaaagaaagaagaggacgaagaggaggaggaagaagaggggGGAAATGTGAAAAAAGGTGGAATATCCACCATCACGTCACGACACACGTTGGCTCTCTTTGAGTCAAGCGAGAAGAGTTGCCCCGAGTTTTATTACCCCGAGTTAATGCGAGTGCGAAAGAACGATGGATTGAACAATTATGGTACCCCTTTTAATGATGACAAAAGGAAAGATGAAGAAATTGAGACCTTGGCaaagaaatttgaagaaaaataTGGCCCAAAAAAACGTAGGAAGGATCGTATCCAAGATCTTATCGACATGGGTTATGGATATGATGAAACTGACCCATTTATAGATAACTCAGAAGCTTACGATGAACTTGTTCCAGCCTCCTTGACCACTAAGTTGGGTGGTTTTTACATTAATAGTGGAACTTTGCAGTTCCGTCAAGCGTCTGAATCGGATGGGGATGATGActtttaa